One region of Cucurbita pepo subsp. pepo cultivar mu-cu-16 chromosome LG03, ASM280686v2, whole genome shotgun sequence genomic DNA includes:
- the LOC111791206 gene encoding caffeoylshikimate esterase-like isoform X1, with protein sequence MEVQYQEEYLRNSRGVQIFTCRWIPRLSSPKALVFLCHGYGMECSGFMRGCGHRLATSGYAVFGIDYEGHGRSSGARCYIKKFENIVADCYAFFTSIAVEEEYRDKCRFLYGESMGGAVALLLHKKNPRFWNGAVLVAPMCKISEKVKPHPLVVNLLTRVEEIIPKWKIVPTKDVINSAFKDPIKREEIRSNKLIYQDKPRLKTALEMLRASMSLEDSLHEVTLPFFVLHGEADIVTDPEVSRALYEKAGSRDKTIKLYPGMWHGLTSGEPDENIQIVFSDIINWLDKHAEGDTAGFQLQSTRSNGNGVNERFNGQKTTTFSNRKEGRKSGSYLCGLKGRLQSAM encoded by the exons ATGGAGGTCCAATATCAAGAG GAATACTTGAGGAATTCCAGAGGAGTCCAGATTTTCACTTGCCGATGGATTCCGAGGCTTTCTTCTCCGAAGGCGCTGGTCTTCCTCTGCCATG GATACGGCATGGAGTGCAGTGGATTCATGAGAG GGTGTGGGCATCGGCTGGCAACTTCGGGGTACGCAGTGTTTGGGATAGACTATGAAGGACATGGACGATCCAGTGGAGCTCGTTGCTACATCAAGAAGTTTGAAAACATAGTTGCTGACTGTTATGCCTTCTTCACTTCCATTGCTG TTGAGGAAGAATACAGAGACAAGTGCAGGTTCTTGTACGGAGAGTCAATGGGTGGGGCTGTGGCCCTTCTTCTGCACAAGAAAAATCCCAGATTTTGGAATGGTGCTGTTCTTGTAGCCCCAATGTGCAAG ATATCCGAGAAGGTAAAGCCGCACCCTTTGGTTGTGAATCTGTTGACAAGAGTAGAAGAAATTATACCCAAATGGAAAATAGTCCCAACAAAGGATGTCATAAACTCAGCCTTCAAGGATCCCATAAAGCGAGAAGAG ATAAGAAGCAATAAGTTAATATACCAAGACAAGCCCAGGCTCAAAACAGCCCTTGAGATGCTAAGAGCGAGCATGAGCCTAGAAGATAGCTTACACGAG GTAACACTCCCATTCTTCGTTTTACATGGAGAAGCCGATATAGTGACAGACCCAGAAGTAAGCAGAGCATTATACGAGAAAGCAGGCAGTAGAGACAAGACCATAAAATTGTACCCAGGAATGTGGCATGGGTTGACATCTGGAGAACCAGATGAGAACATCCAAATCGTATTCTCAGACATCATAAATTGGCTGGACAAGCACGCCGAAGGGGATACGGCAGGGTTTCAACTTCAGTCGACTCGCTCAAATGGTAATGGCGTCAATGAGAGATTCAATGGCCAGAAGACGACCACATTTAGCAATCGAAAAGAGGGTCGAAAAAGTGGTAGTTATCTCTGTGGTTTAAAGGGGCGGTTGCAATCCGCGATGTAG
- the LOC111791205 gene encoding UDP-glucuronic acid decarboxylase 2-like → MGSELIFRGHDETQPPADAYSPKPPKPWLSVTRPIHYMLREQRLLFVLVGIGIATLAFTLFPSSNSPSRVGYGYGYDPIPTDLARWSNTPSYEHRAGFQIHRVMNSGGKIPLGLKRKGLRIVVTGGAGFVGSHLVDRLIERGDSVIVVDNFFTGRKENVMHHFGNPRFELIRHDVVEPLLLEVDQIYHLACPASPVHYKFNPVKTIKTNVVGTLNMLGLAKRVGARFLLTSTSEVYGDPLQHPQVETYWGNVNPIGVRSCYDEGKRTAETLTMDYHRGAEVEVRIARIFNTYGPRMCIDDGRVVSNFVAQALRKEPLTVYGDGKQTRSFQYVSDLVEGLMRLMEGEHIGPFNLGNPGEFTMLELAKVVQETIDPDAKIEYRANTEDDPHKRKPDITKAKDLLGWEPKVSLRKGLPLMVSDFRQRIFGDHKDNSGTKTTA, encoded by the exons atgggatCGGAGCTGATATTCAGAGGGCACGACGAGACCCAACCGCCGGCGGACGCATATTCCCCAAAACCCCCAAAGCCATGGCTGTCCGTGACCCGCCCGATCCACTACATGCTTCGGGAACAACGCCTCCTCTTTGTCCTCGTCGGCATTGGTATAGCTACTCTTGCCTTCACCCTCTTCCCCTCTTCCAATTCCCCTTCTCGGGTCGGTTACGGATACGGATACGACCCGATCCCAACCGACCTTGCCCGGTGGTCCAATACGCCATCGTACGAGCACCGAGCTGGATTCCAAATCCACCGGGTCATGAACTCCGGAGGCAAGATCCCACTGGGGCTGAAGCGAAAGGGGCTCCGGATCGTAGTGACCGGCGGTGCCGGGTTCGTGGGGTCGCACCTTGTGGACCGTCTGATTGAGAGAGGCGACAGTGTGATAGTGGTGGACAATTTCTTCACCGGACGGAAGGAAAACGTGATGCACCATTTTGGGAATCCGAGATTTGAGCTGATTCGACACGACGTGGTTGAGCCGCTGCTTCTTGAAGTGGACCAGATCTACCATCTGGCATGCCCTGCTTCCCCTGTTCATTACAAATTCAACCCCGTCAAGACAATC AAGACCAATGTGGTGGGGACTTTGAACATGTTGGGCTTAGCGAAGAGGGTCGGAGCAAGGTTTCTGCTAACCAGTACCAGTGAAGTCTATGGAGATCCTCTTCAACACCCACAAGTTGAAACCTACTGGGGCAACGTCAATCCCATCG GTGTTCGAAGCTGTTACGACGAGGGAAAACGGACGGCCGAGACGTTGACTATGGACTATCACAGAGGAGCTGAAGTTGAG GTTAGAATTGCCAGAATTTTCAACACTTATGGCCCAAGAATGTGCATTGATGATGGGCGTGTTGTTAGTAATTTTGTTGCCCAG GCTTTGAGGAAGGAGCCTCTTACTGTGTATGGTGATGGGAAGCAGACCAGGAGTTTCCAATATGTTTCTGATCTT GTTGAAGGATTGATGAGGCTAATGGAAGGAGAGCACATTGGACCCTTCAATCTTGGGAACCCTGGTGAATTCACCATGCTTGAACTTGCCAAG GTTGTGCAAGAAACGATTGACCCAGATGCAAAGATAGAGTACAGGGCGAACACGGAGGACGACCCTCATAAGAGGAAGCCAGACATCACTAAAGCCAAGGATCTTCTTGGATGGGAGCCTAAAGTTTCTCTCCGTAAGGGTCTCCCGCTCATGGTCTCCGACTTTAGACAACGTATCTTTGGCGATCATAAGGACAACAGCGGGACCAAAACGACAGCGTAG
- the LOC111791206 gene encoding caffeoylshikimate esterase-like isoform X2: MPSSLPLLLFTLTPKCPPRDSKLVSNGLPVEEEYRDKCRFLYGESMGGAVALLLHKKNPRFWNGAVLVAPMCKISEKVKPHPLVVNLLTRVEEIIPKWKIVPTKDVINSAFKDPIKREEIRSNKLIYQDKPRLKTALEMLRASMSLEDSLHEVTLPFFVLHGEADIVTDPEVSRALYEKAGSRDKTIKLYPGMWHGLTSGEPDENIQIVFSDIINWLDKHAEGDTAGFQLQSTRSNGNGVNERFNGQKTTTFSNRKEGRKSGSYLCGLKGRLQSAM; encoded by the exons ATGCCTTCTTCACTTCCATTGCTG ctTTTCACCTTAACTCCCAAATGCCCCCCTCGAGATTCTAAGCTTGTAAGTAATGGTCTACCAGTTGAGGAAGAATACAGAGACAAGTGCAGGTTCTTGTACGGAGAGTCAATGGGTGGGGCTGTGGCCCTTCTTCTGCACAAGAAAAATCCCAGATTTTGGAATGGTGCTGTTCTTGTAGCCCCAATGTGCAAG ATATCCGAGAAGGTAAAGCCGCACCCTTTGGTTGTGAATCTGTTGACAAGAGTAGAAGAAATTATACCCAAATGGAAAATAGTCCCAACAAAGGATGTCATAAACTCAGCCTTCAAGGATCCCATAAAGCGAGAAGAG ATAAGAAGCAATAAGTTAATATACCAAGACAAGCCCAGGCTCAAAACAGCCCTTGAGATGCTAAGAGCGAGCATGAGCCTAGAAGATAGCTTACACGAG GTAACACTCCCATTCTTCGTTTTACATGGAGAAGCCGATATAGTGACAGACCCAGAAGTAAGCAGAGCATTATACGAGAAAGCAGGCAGTAGAGACAAGACCATAAAATTGTACCCAGGAATGTGGCATGGGTTGACATCTGGAGAACCAGATGAGAACATCCAAATCGTATTCTCAGACATCATAAATTGGCTGGACAAGCACGCCGAAGGGGATACGGCAGGGTTTCAACTTCAGTCGACTCGCTCAAATGGTAATGGCGTCAATGAGAGATTCAATGGCCAGAAGACGACCACATTTAGCAATCGAAAAGAGGGTCGAAAAAGTGGTAGTTATCTCTGTGGTTTAAAGGGGCGGTTGCAATCCGCGATGTAG
- the LOC111791209 gene encoding magnesium/proton exchanger isoform X2: MCVDQTLDLQFLFSWYHLSFYIKGCCCSLFIRLIDILQLNLISLYWICVWQLIKMVPLAKESVESRHGISSIIGTGKCESYLIFSSETSLGDAFRIFLYFMGLAYCFIGLSAITARFFRSMENVVKHSRKVVEIDRYNNTKIVRYEKVWNFTIADISLLAFGTSFPQISLATIDAIRNIGNLYAGGLGPGTLVGSAAFDLFPIHAVCVVVPKAGELKKISDIGVWLVELAWSFWAYIWLYIILEVWTPNVITLWEALLTVLQYGLLLTHAYAQDKRWPYLSLPMERTQRPEEWVPPETAICKQEFQAHENDQRSIVDIFSIHDKDKKVPGHDVGESSCSNSLEMDENEDHPYVLTMWKQQFLDALSLKTSESKKQYNIYLRLARLCWRLLLAPWRLLFAFVPPYHIAHGWLAFICSLIFISGIAYIVTKLTDLISCVSGINPYVIAFTALASGTSWPDLVASKIAAERQTTADSAIANITCSNSVNIYVGIGVPWLINTAYNFIAYREPLKIKDAAGLSFSLLVFFSTSVACIAVLVFRRLTLGAELGGPRLWAWVTCIFFMLLWLIFVVLSSLKVSDII, translated from the exons ATGTGCGTTGATCAGACTCTTGACTTGCAGTTTCTTTTCTCATGGTATCATTTGTCATTTTACATCAAAGGATGCTGCTgctctttatttattaggCTCATTGATATTTTgcaattaaatttgatttcccTTTATTGGATTTGTGTCTGGCAGTTGATTAAAATGGTACCATTAGCTAAAGAAAGTGTAGAAAGCAGACACGGAATTTCTAGTATTATTGGGACCGGAAAGTGTGAAAGCTACTTAATTTTTAGTAGTGAAACTTCCCTTGGGGATGCATTTCGGATATTCCTATATTTTATGGGCCTTGCATATTGTTTCATTGGATTGTCTGCTATTACTGCTCGATTTTTCCGGTCCATGGAAAATGTTGTGAAGCACTCAAGGAAGGTGGTAGAGATAGATCGATACAACAACACTAAAATTGTTCGATATGAGAAGGTCTGGAATTTTACAATTGCAGATATCAGCTTACTGGCGTTTGGCACTAGCTTTCCTCAAATATCCTTAGCTACTATTGATGCTATTCGAAATATTGGCAACCTGTATGCTGGAG GTCTGGGACCTGGAACTCTGGTTGGTTCTGCTGCTTTCGACCTTTTTCCCATTCATGCTGTTTGCGTTGTAGTGCCTAAGGCAGGagagttgaaaaaaatatctgATATAGGAGTTTGGCTAGTTGAGCTTGCTTGGTCTTTCTGGGCTTATATTTGGCTGTACATTATTTTGGAG GTGTGGACTCCAAATGTAATAACTCTTTGGGAAGCTTTGTTGACTGTGCTACAGTATGGATTACTGCTTACACATGCATACGCTCAAGATAAGCGATGGCCCTACTTGTCCCTTCCCAT GGAAAGAACTCAGAGGCCAGAGGAATGGGTGCCACCTGAGACTGCTATATGCAAGCAGGAATTTCAAGCCCATGAAAATGATCAGAGAAGCATTGTTGACATTTTCTCTATCCATGATAAAGATAAGAAAG TTCCTGGACATGATGTCGGTGAATCCTCCTGTAGTAATTCTCTGGAgatggatgaaaatgaagacCACCCTTACGTGCTTACAATGTGGAAACAGCAGTTTTTGGATGCCCTTTCG TTGAAAACTTCGGAATCAAAGAAGCAGTATAACATCTATTTACGACTTGCAAGATTATGCTGGCGGTTGCTTCTTGCTCCGTGGAGGCTTTTGTTTGCCTTTGTACCTCCTTATCACATTGCTCATGGATGGCTTGCCTTTATTTGCTCCCTTATTTTCATCAGTGGGATAGCTTATATTGTCACTAAGCTCACAGATCTAATAAGCTGTGTCTCAG GAATAAATCCTTATGTCATAGCATTTACAGCATTGGCAAGTGGAACTTCTTGGCCAGATTTAGTGGCTAGTAAGATTGCTGCTGAGCGCCAGACAACCGCAGACTCTGCCATTGCGAACATTACTTGCAG CAATTCAGTGAACATATACGTGGGAATTGGAGTTCCATGGCTGATAAACACTGCATACAATTTCATAGCGTATAGAGAGCCCCTGAAGATAAAGGATGCTGCAGGCCTCAGCTTCTCATTGCTGGTGTTTTTCTCAACTTCGGTGGCTTGCATTGCCGTGCTTGTGTTTAGGCGTCTAACATTAGGTGCAGAACTTGGAGGGCCAAGGCTTTGGGCTTGGGTTACGTGCATCTTTTTCATGTTGCTCTGGCTCATCTTTGTGGTGCTGTCTTCTCTCAAGGTTTCAGATATCATCTGA
- the LOC111791209 gene encoding magnesium/proton exchanger isoform X3 encodes MIDPQSSLSVHPWLMCDTCQELLIKMVPLAKESVESRHGISSIIGTGKCESYLIFSSETSLGDAFRIFLYFMGLAYCFIGLSAITARFFRSMENVVKHSRKVVEIDRYNNTKIVRYEKVWNFTIADISLLAFGTSFPQISLATIDAIRNIGNLYAGGLGPGTLVGSAAFDLFPIHAVCVVVPKAGELKKISDIGVWLVELAWSFWAYIWLYIILEVWTPNVITLWEALLTVLQYGLLLTHAYAQDKRWPYLSLPMERTQRPEEWVPPETAICKQEFQAHENDQRSIVDIFSIHDKDKKVYHEVPGHDVGESSCSNSLEMDENEDHPYVLTMWKQQFLDALSLKTSESKKQYNIYLRLARLCWRLLLAPWRLLFAFVPPYHIAHGWLAFICSLIFISGIAYIVTKLTDLISCVSGINPYVIAFTALASGTSWPDLVASKIAAERQTTADSAIANITCSNSVNIYVGIGVPWLINTAYNFIAYREPLKIKDAAGLSFSLLVFFSTSVACIAVLVFRRLTLGAELGGPRLWAWVTCIFFMLLWLIFVVLSSLKVSDII; translated from the exons ATGATCGATCCACAAAGCTCATTGAGCGTTCATCCATGGCTGATGTGTGACACTTGTCAAGAATTG TTGATTAAAATGGTACCATTAGCTAAAGAAAGTGTAGAAAGCAGACACGGAATTTCTAGTATTATTGGGACCGGAAAGTGTGAAAGCTACTTAATTTTTAGTAGTGAAACTTCCCTTGGGGATGCATTTCGGATATTCCTATATTTTATGGGCCTTGCATATTGTTTCATTGGATTGTCTGCTATTACTGCTCGATTTTTCCGGTCCATGGAAAATGTTGTGAAGCACTCAAGGAAGGTGGTAGAGATAGATCGATACAACAACACTAAAATTGTTCGATATGAGAAGGTCTGGAATTTTACAATTGCAGATATCAGCTTACTGGCGTTTGGCACTAGCTTTCCTCAAATATCCTTAGCTACTATTGATGCTATTCGAAATATTGGCAACCTGTATGCTGGAG GTCTGGGACCTGGAACTCTGGTTGGTTCTGCTGCTTTCGACCTTTTTCCCATTCATGCTGTTTGCGTTGTAGTGCCTAAGGCAGGagagttgaaaaaaatatctgATATAGGAGTTTGGCTAGTTGAGCTTGCTTGGTCTTTCTGGGCTTATATTTGGCTGTACATTATTTTGGAG GTGTGGACTCCAAATGTAATAACTCTTTGGGAAGCTTTGTTGACTGTGCTACAGTATGGATTACTGCTTACACATGCATACGCTCAAGATAAGCGATGGCCCTACTTGTCCCTTCCCAT GGAAAGAACTCAGAGGCCAGAGGAATGGGTGCCACCTGAGACTGCTATATGCAAGCAGGAATTTCAAGCCCATGAAAATGATCAGAGAAGCATTGTTGACATTTTCTCTATCCATGATAAAGATAAGAAAG TGTATCATGAAGTTCCTGGACATGATGTCGGTGAATCCTCCTGTAGTAATTCTCTGGAgatggatgaaaatgaagacCACCCTTACGTGCTTACAATGTGGAAACAGCAGTTTTTGGATGCCCTTTCG TTGAAAACTTCGGAATCAAAGAAGCAGTATAACATCTATTTACGACTTGCAAGATTATGCTGGCGGTTGCTTCTTGCTCCGTGGAGGCTTTTGTTTGCCTTTGTACCTCCTTATCACATTGCTCATGGATGGCTTGCCTTTATTTGCTCCCTTATTTTCATCAGTGGGATAGCTTATATTGTCACTAAGCTCACAGATCTAATAAGCTGTGTCTCAG GAATAAATCCTTATGTCATAGCATTTACAGCATTGGCAAGTGGAACTTCTTGGCCAGATTTAGTGGCTAGTAAGATTGCTGCTGAGCGCCAGACAACCGCAGACTCTGCCATTGCGAACATTACTTGCAG CAATTCAGTGAACATATACGTGGGAATTGGAGTTCCATGGCTGATAAACACTGCATACAATTTCATAGCGTATAGAGAGCCCCTGAAGATAAAGGATGCTGCAGGCCTCAGCTTCTCATTGCTGGTGTTTTTCTCAACTTCGGTGGCTTGCATTGCCGTGCTTGTGTTTAGGCGTCTAACATTAGGTGCAGAACTTGGAGGGCCAAGGCTTTGGGCTTGGGTTACGTGCATCTTTTTCATGTTGCTCTGGCTCATCTTTGTGGTGCTGTCTTCTCTCAAGGTTTCAGATATCATCTGA
- the LOC111791209 gene encoding magnesium/proton exchanger isoform X4, with protein sequence MVPLAKESVESRHGISSIIGTGKCESYLIFSSETSLGDAFRIFLYFMGLAYCFIGLSAITARFFRSMENVVKHSRKVVEIDRYNNTKIVRYEKVWNFTIADISLLAFGTSFPQISLATIDAIRNIGNLYAGGLGPGTLVGSAAFDLFPIHAVCVVVPKAGELKKISDIGVWLVELAWSFWAYIWLYIILEVWTPNVITLWEALLTVLQYGLLLTHAYAQDKRWPYLSLPMERTQRPEEWVPPETAICKQEFQAHENDQRSIVDIFSIHDKDKKVYHEVPGHDVGESSCSNSLEMDENEDHPYVLTMWKQQFLDALSLKTSESKKQYNIYLRLARLCWRLLLAPWRLLFAFVPPYHIAHGWLAFICSLIFISGIAYIVTKLTDLISCVSGINPYVIAFTALASGTSWPDLVASKIAAERQTTADSAIANITCSNSVNIYVGIGVPWLINTAYNFIAYREPLKIKDAAGLSFSLLVFFSTSVACIAVLVFRRLTLGAELGGPRLWAWVTCIFFMLLWLIFVVLSSLKVSDII encoded by the exons ATGGTACCATTAGCTAAAGAAAGTGTAGAAAGCAGACACGGAATTTCTAGTATTATTGGGACCGGAAAGTGTGAAAGCTACTTAATTTTTAGTAGTGAAACTTCCCTTGGGGATGCATTTCGGATATTCCTATATTTTATGGGCCTTGCATATTGTTTCATTGGATTGTCTGCTATTACTGCTCGATTTTTCCGGTCCATGGAAAATGTTGTGAAGCACTCAAGGAAGGTGGTAGAGATAGATCGATACAACAACACTAAAATTGTTCGATATGAGAAGGTCTGGAATTTTACAATTGCAGATATCAGCTTACTGGCGTTTGGCACTAGCTTTCCTCAAATATCCTTAGCTACTATTGATGCTATTCGAAATATTGGCAACCTGTATGCTGGAG GTCTGGGACCTGGAACTCTGGTTGGTTCTGCTGCTTTCGACCTTTTTCCCATTCATGCTGTTTGCGTTGTAGTGCCTAAGGCAGGagagttgaaaaaaatatctgATATAGGAGTTTGGCTAGTTGAGCTTGCTTGGTCTTTCTGGGCTTATATTTGGCTGTACATTATTTTGGAG GTGTGGACTCCAAATGTAATAACTCTTTGGGAAGCTTTGTTGACTGTGCTACAGTATGGATTACTGCTTACACATGCATACGCTCAAGATAAGCGATGGCCCTACTTGTCCCTTCCCAT GGAAAGAACTCAGAGGCCAGAGGAATGGGTGCCACCTGAGACTGCTATATGCAAGCAGGAATTTCAAGCCCATGAAAATGATCAGAGAAGCATTGTTGACATTTTCTCTATCCATGATAAAGATAAGAAAG TGTATCATGAAGTTCCTGGACATGATGTCGGTGAATCCTCCTGTAGTAATTCTCTGGAgatggatgaaaatgaagacCACCCTTACGTGCTTACAATGTGGAAACAGCAGTTTTTGGATGCCCTTTCG TTGAAAACTTCGGAATCAAAGAAGCAGTATAACATCTATTTACGACTTGCAAGATTATGCTGGCGGTTGCTTCTTGCTCCGTGGAGGCTTTTGTTTGCCTTTGTACCTCCTTATCACATTGCTCATGGATGGCTTGCCTTTATTTGCTCCCTTATTTTCATCAGTGGGATAGCTTATATTGTCACTAAGCTCACAGATCTAATAAGCTGTGTCTCAG GAATAAATCCTTATGTCATAGCATTTACAGCATTGGCAAGTGGAACTTCTTGGCCAGATTTAGTGGCTAGTAAGATTGCTGCTGAGCGCCAGACAACCGCAGACTCTGCCATTGCGAACATTACTTGCAG CAATTCAGTGAACATATACGTGGGAATTGGAGTTCCATGGCTGATAAACACTGCATACAATTTCATAGCGTATAGAGAGCCCCTGAAGATAAAGGATGCTGCAGGCCTCAGCTTCTCATTGCTGGTGTTTTTCTCAACTTCGGTGGCTTGCATTGCCGTGCTTGTGTTTAGGCGTCTAACATTAGGTGCAGAACTTGGAGGGCCAAGGCTTTGGGCTTGGGTTACGTGCATCTTTTTCATGTTGCTCTGGCTCATCTTTGTGGTGCTGTCTTCTCTCAAGGTTTCAGATATCATCTGA
- the LOC111791209 gene encoding magnesium/proton exchanger isoform X1: MCVDQTLDLQFLFSWYHLSFYIKGCCCSLFIRLIDILQLNLISLYWICVWQLIKMVPLAKESVESRHGISSIIGTGKCESYLIFSSETSLGDAFRIFLYFMGLAYCFIGLSAITARFFRSMENVVKHSRKVVEIDRYNNTKIVRYEKVWNFTIADISLLAFGTSFPQISLATIDAIRNIGNLYAGGLGPGTLVGSAAFDLFPIHAVCVVVPKAGELKKISDIGVWLVELAWSFWAYIWLYIILEVWTPNVITLWEALLTVLQYGLLLTHAYAQDKRWPYLSLPMERTQRPEEWVPPETAICKQEFQAHENDQRSIVDIFSIHDKDKKVYHEVPGHDVGESSCSNSLEMDENEDHPYVLTMWKQQFLDALSLKTSESKKQYNIYLRLARLCWRLLLAPWRLLFAFVPPYHIAHGWLAFICSLIFISGIAYIVTKLTDLISCVSGINPYVIAFTALASGTSWPDLVASKIAAERQTTADSAIANITCSNSVNIYVGIGVPWLINTAYNFIAYREPLKIKDAAGLSFSLLVFFSTSVACIAVLVFRRLTLGAELGGPRLWAWVTCIFFMLLWLIFVVLSSLKVSDII, translated from the exons ATGTGCGTTGATCAGACTCTTGACTTGCAGTTTCTTTTCTCATGGTATCATTTGTCATTTTACATCAAAGGATGCTGCTgctctttatttattaggCTCATTGATATTTTgcaattaaatttgatttcccTTTATTGGATTTGTGTCTGGCAGTTGATTAAAATGGTACCATTAGCTAAAGAAAGTGTAGAAAGCAGACACGGAATTTCTAGTATTATTGGGACCGGAAAGTGTGAAAGCTACTTAATTTTTAGTAGTGAAACTTCCCTTGGGGATGCATTTCGGATATTCCTATATTTTATGGGCCTTGCATATTGTTTCATTGGATTGTCTGCTATTACTGCTCGATTTTTCCGGTCCATGGAAAATGTTGTGAAGCACTCAAGGAAGGTGGTAGAGATAGATCGATACAACAACACTAAAATTGTTCGATATGAGAAGGTCTGGAATTTTACAATTGCAGATATCAGCTTACTGGCGTTTGGCACTAGCTTTCCTCAAATATCCTTAGCTACTATTGATGCTATTCGAAATATTGGCAACCTGTATGCTGGAG GTCTGGGACCTGGAACTCTGGTTGGTTCTGCTGCTTTCGACCTTTTTCCCATTCATGCTGTTTGCGTTGTAGTGCCTAAGGCAGGagagttgaaaaaaatatctgATATAGGAGTTTGGCTAGTTGAGCTTGCTTGGTCTTTCTGGGCTTATATTTGGCTGTACATTATTTTGGAG GTGTGGACTCCAAATGTAATAACTCTTTGGGAAGCTTTGTTGACTGTGCTACAGTATGGATTACTGCTTACACATGCATACGCTCAAGATAAGCGATGGCCCTACTTGTCCCTTCCCAT GGAAAGAACTCAGAGGCCAGAGGAATGGGTGCCACCTGAGACTGCTATATGCAAGCAGGAATTTCAAGCCCATGAAAATGATCAGAGAAGCATTGTTGACATTTTCTCTATCCATGATAAAGATAAGAAAG TGTATCATGAAGTTCCTGGACATGATGTCGGTGAATCCTCCTGTAGTAATTCTCTGGAgatggatgaaaatgaagacCACCCTTACGTGCTTACAATGTGGAAACAGCAGTTTTTGGATGCCCTTTCG TTGAAAACTTCGGAATCAAAGAAGCAGTATAACATCTATTTACGACTTGCAAGATTATGCTGGCGGTTGCTTCTTGCTCCGTGGAGGCTTTTGTTTGCCTTTGTACCTCCTTATCACATTGCTCATGGATGGCTTGCCTTTATTTGCTCCCTTATTTTCATCAGTGGGATAGCTTATATTGTCACTAAGCTCACAGATCTAATAAGCTGTGTCTCAG GAATAAATCCTTATGTCATAGCATTTACAGCATTGGCAAGTGGAACTTCTTGGCCAGATTTAGTGGCTAGTAAGATTGCTGCTGAGCGCCAGACAACCGCAGACTCTGCCATTGCGAACATTACTTGCAG CAATTCAGTGAACATATACGTGGGAATTGGAGTTCCATGGCTGATAAACACTGCATACAATTTCATAGCGTATAGAGAGCCCCTGAAGATAAAGGATGCTGCAGGCCTCAGCTTCTCATTGCTGGTGTTTTTCTCAACTTCGGTGGCTTGCATTGCCGTGCTTGTGTTTAGGCGTCTAACATTAGGTGCAGAACTTGGAGGGCCAAGGCTTTGGGCTTGGGTTACGTGCATCTTTTTCATGTTGCTCTGGCTCATCTTTGTGGTGCTGTCTTCTCTCAAGGTTTCAGATATCATCTGA